TCGGTCGTTATTACGCGACGCTCGCCGCCCAGCCGCAGCCCGCCGCGCAACGCCTTACCCACTGGCGCACCGCGCAACAATGGCAGCGCCAAGCGCTGGCCGTTTGGGACAACTGGCTGGCGGCTCATCCGCCCAATACCTTCACCCAAGCGCAACGTGCCCAAGCCGCGCAACATCTGGCACATACCGAAGCCGCCTTGGCACAACTCACGGGCAGTGCTGTTCCCGGCCAGTGAAAGCCGCCTGTTCGACCATCTCTTAATACTGTCCGCCATAATTCCTTTGAGGGTTGTTCGTCACGTTTTCGCCGCGGTTGCGGCGGCTGACTTTAGCCGTGGGTGTAACCCACGGAGAACGCCGTTGAGATTTTGGCGTCGCGTCAGCGACGCCTGAATTCAAGCGTCGCTGACGCGACGCAGAAAACATCGCTATCCTTCCCGGCGTTGAAAACGCCGGGCTAAAGTCAGCCGCCGCTCACGCGGCGCAGAGGTAGTGATTGAACCCTCAACGAATTTACGGCGACCATCTCTTAGCATTCAGTCTTCCCTGATAACTTTTTTGGAGTGCGGCGACTCGTCGCCGCTTTGCGTTGGCTTGCAACAACTGTAGGAAACCAGCGACCGTCCGCCGCGAATGAAAAGCGGCGACGAGTCGCCGCACTCCAAATCTGGTACCGCAAAATTTAGCCCAAGAAATTTTTCCTGGACGTGAGCGATTTGGGCGGCATTTTTCGCGGGTGTAGGTGAAGGCGGAAGTCGCCTTCGACACTAAGCAAAGCCTGACGCTTTGCCGCACGATTAACTTTTTGAGCAACGAAGGAGAAGACACTATGAAAAACAAATTCTATTTGACCCTGACCACACTGGCACTGGCGAGCGCGTTGATGCTGACGGCACTGGCCCAAGGCCGCCAAGCGCCGCCGCCCACGAACATCAACCCATATGCGGGGATGACCGTGACGCCCTCGAAGAAGGTGATCCTGCCCTGCAAGAACAGCGGCGGTCATCAGGATGTCTCGAAAAATATGAGCATCACCAATACGACCGGCAAGACGCTGGCGGCGAACACCGAGGTCTTTTACAAGGCCAGCGATGGCGACAGCGGTTCCAACGATCTGAGCGCCGCGCTCGCGGTCAATGCGCAAGGGACCATTCACGGCAAGGCCGGACAGAATTACACCTGTCAGGCATGGGTGTTCGTTAAATAACCAGCCGCGCGGACAGGCGCCGCTGATCCCACACAACGCAATCATCAGGACGAAACAAAGGGGCACCCGGCGTGCCCCTTTGCTTTGCCCAAACCAGCCAGAGAAGGAGAACCAACGATGAAGCAGGCACAAAAAGTTTTGGTGCAAACCAGCTTCGCGCAAGTCGCCGAAAGCGCCGAGACCACCGCCGCGCTCTTTTATCAACGGCTTTTTGAACTCGATCCAGCCTTGCGGCCACTTTTCAAAAGCGACCTGCGCGAACAGGAGCGCAAGCTGATGCAGATGCTGGCCGTGGCCGTCAGCGGACTCGACAACCCGGCGGCGCTCAAACCCGCGTTGCAACGGCTGGGCGCGCGGCATATCGCCTACGGAGTTCAATCACACCATTACCAAACCGTCGGCGCGGCGCTGCTCTGGACGCTCGAACAAGGGCTGGGCGCGGCGTTCACCGACGAGATGCGCGCGGCCTGGACGGCGGTTTATACGCTGGTCAGCGAGACGATGCAACAAACCATGCAAGAGGCGGCGGTTGCTGCCTGACCTGAAACACAAAGACGAAACAGAAGGAGAGGAACATTATGTTACGCAAGTACGACACAATTTCACGGCAGGCGCTGCGGCTGGTTTTGGCCGTCAGCGTAATAACACTCTTGCTCACCGGCGCGGCGCGGTCGCAAACGGCGGCGGACGGCTTCAATCCCAGCGTCAACGGCAACGTCTTCGCAATGGCGGCGCAATCCGACGGCAAGCTCATCATCGGCGGCAGCTTCAGCGTGGTGAATGGGCAGCCACGCAGCAATCTGGCACGGCTCAATGCCGACGGCAGCCTTGATGCGAGTTTTAATCCGGGCGCGAACAACGGCGTCTATGCCCTGACGGTGCAAGCGAACGACCAGATCATTGTCGGCGGCGGCTTCACCACGTTGGGCGGGCAAGCGCGCAGCCGCCTCGCGCGGCTGAACGGCAATGGCACTCTCGACAACACGTTCAATAATTCGGGCGCGAATAACGTGATAGGGGCCATCGCCCTACAGCCGAACGGACAGATACTGGTCGGCGGCGCATTCACGGCGCTGGCTGGGCAAACACAAAACAGAGTCGGGCGGCTCAATAGCGACGGTACGCTCGACGCCGGTTTCAGCGCCGCCGCCAACTTCGATGTCCGAGCCTTCGCCGTGCAAGCCGATGGGCGCATAGTGATCGGCGGCGAATCACGACCGTCAACGGGCAAACGCGCAATCACCTGGCGCGCGTCAATGCCGACGGCACGCTTGACGCCGGGTTTAATCCAAATGTGATGGGCCTTAACAATGCTACTTCCATCCTGGCGTTGGCTGTGCAAGCCGATGGCAAACTGGTGGTCGGCGGTTATTTCAATGCCGTCGGCGGACAGCCGCGCGGCAATCTCGCGCGGCTCAACCCGGATGGCAGTGTGGATGGCGGCTTCCTGGCGAATACCAGCAACGGGGTGTACGCCCTGGCGCTGCAAGCCGACGGCAAAATCATTCTTGGCGGCGTTTTCAACACCGGCGGCGGACAGCCGCGCAGCAACCTGGCGCGGCTCAATTCTAACGGCAGCTTGGGCAATTACAGTTCCGGCACGGATCAGGATGTCGCCGCGTTGTTGGTGCAAGCTGACGGCAAGGTGGTCGTGGGCGGCGCCTTTAACACCTTGAACGGTTTGGCGCACAGCAGCCTGGGGCGGCTTTACCCGAATGGCGGGCTGGATGACAACCTGGCGCTCAACGCCAACAACGCCGTGCATGCCTTCGCCGTGCAACCGGACGGCGCGGTGGTGGTGGGTGGCAGCTTCACCAGCCTGGGCCTTGTCTCGCTTGTCCGGCTGGGACGCGTGAGCGGCGCAATTGATTTGACATTCAACCCCGCGCCGAATGCCGACGTGCATACCGTCTGCGTGCAGCCGGACGGCAAGCTCATCGTCGGCGGCCTCTTCACGCAAATTGCCGGGCAGGCGCGCGCGCGGCTGGCGCGGCTCAATCCCAACGGCACGCTGGACGCGAGCTTTGCGCCGGAACCGAACGGCACGGTCGAAACTATCGTTCTGCAACCCGACGGGAAGATTTTGGTGGGCGGCGCATTCACCAGCCTGGGCGGTCAGGGACGCCAGCGCATCGCGCGGCTCAACGCCGACGGCACGCTGGATGTCAGCTTTAACGCGCAGTCGGCGGCCAGGTGTATGCGCTGGCGCGGTACGCGAACGGCCAAATCGCGGTGGGCGGCGCTTTCGCCACTATCAATGGCGCGGGGCACGCCAACCTCGGGCGGCTCAATGCCGACAGCAGTACTGACACGTCCTTCAACCCCGCGGCGAACGGGGCGGTTTTCGCGTTGTATGCTGAGGGCACCGATAATCTTTACGTGGGCGGCAACTTTACGACGCTGAACGGCCAGCCGCGCGGCTATTTCGGAGAATTGAATGGAAGCGGCGCGCTGTTTGTATATCCGGGCGGAAACCTGAATGGGCCGGTTTACAGCTTCGCTCCGCTCGCTTCCAACACACTGGTGCTGGGCGGCGGCTTCACGACCGTGGACGGACAACCGCGCCAACATCTGGCGCGCATATTCCAAGTGAACAATGCACTCGATGCGAATTGGAATCCGGGCGCGGACGGCTTGGTCAATGCGCTTGCCTTGCAAGCGGACGGCAAGCTGCTGGCCGGCGGCCCGTTTGCCACCCTTGGCGGCCAGGCGCGCGCGAATCTGGGCCGCCTGTCCGCCACGGCGGGGAGCATGCTGCGATGGAGTTTGTTCAACAACGCTACTCAGATTGGCTTTTTGTGGAGCGGAGACCTTCCTGACGTCACCCGCCACACGTATGAGTACTCGACTAACGGCATCAATTACAGTTTTCTGGGAACGGGTCTTTCGGTGCCTGTGGCGGGACTGCCGGTCGCGCAAAACATCTACTTGCGCTTTCGTGGCTACTACAGCACGGGCGAAGGCAACGGCTCCGGCTCCATCGTTGAATCGGTGTGCCAGTTTTATCTGCCGTCCTGCACGTTCACGCTCAATCCCGCGAGCCAGAACTTTGCGGCGGCGGGCGGCGCGGGCAGCGTTGCCTTGACGGCTTCCAACGCGAATTGCGCGTGGACGGCGCAGAGCAATGCCGCGTGGCTCACGCCTAACGTGAACAGCGGCAGTGGCAGCGCCAACATCGGCTTCACCTTCACGGCCAACCCCGGCAATGGGTCACGCACCGGCACGTTGACCATCGCCGGGCAAACCGTAACCGTCACGCAAACGTCCGCACTGCCGTCCGGTTGCGGCTCGCTCACCTTGAATCCAGCAGCCTTGCCGAATGCGCAGATGAATGCCGCGTATAACCAGACAGTGACGGCCACAGGCGGCGCGGGGGGCTACAGCTTCGCGGTCACCAACGGCGCGTTGCCCAACGGTTTGCAATTGGCCGCCACTGGGCAATTGACCGGCACCCCCACACAAAGCGGCGCGTTCACGTTTACCGTTACAGTTATTGACGGGGTCGCTTGTACCAAAGCAAATAGCTACACGCTGACCGTCAACCCGGCGCAACAGGCCAAAGCCAAGAAAGGCGATTTCGACGGCGACGGCAAAGCCGATCTCGCTGTCTGGACGCCCAGCACCGGCGATTGGGCAATTGTGAAGAGCGGCAACAACCAGACACAAACTGTCAAATGGGGCGCGGGCTTTGCGCCCTACAACGATGTGCTTGTGCCGGGTGACTATGATGGCGACAGCAAGACCGATCAGGCCATTTGGCGCGGGGCCGATAGCATTTGGTACATCCGCAAGAGCAGCGATAACCAAGCCATTCTCGATCTCTGGGGCGCGAACTATGCGCCGTACTTTGACGTGCCCACACCAGGTGATTTTGACGGCGATGGCAAGACCGATCTGGCGGTCTGGCGGCCCACGAATGGCACCTGGTACGTCAAACGCAGTTCCGACAGCAGCTACCTGATCGAAGTCTGGGGGCAGCCGGGCGACACGCCCGTGGCGGCGGATTACGACGGCGATGGTAAGACGGACTTCGCGGTTTGGCGGCCCGGCACGGGCGACTGGCTCATCAAGCAAAGCAGCGGCGGCACGCAAACCATCCAATGGGGCGCGGGCTATGCGCCGTACTTCGATGTGCCGGTGGTGGCGGATTACGACGGCGATGGTAAGACGGATTTCGCGGTGTGGCGGCTCAGCACGGGCGATTGGCTCATCAAGCAAAGCAGCGGCGGCGCGCAAACCATTCAGTGGGGGGCGGGTTATGCGCCATACTTCGACGTGCCGGTGGCGGCGGATTACGACGGCGATGGCAAGGCCGACCTGGCGATTTGGCGCGGGCAGGATTCGCTCTGGTACATCCGCCCCAGCGCCACGCCCAGCAGCCCCGTGCTGCAACTGTGGGGGGCGAACTACGCGCCCTATTTCGATGTGCCGGTGCCGGCGGATTATGACGGCGACGGTAAGGCCGACATCGCGGTCTGGCGGCCCACGACGGGGACGTGGTATGTGTTGCGCAGTTCGAACCACACGAACCTGATTCAAGCGCACGGGCAACAGGGTGATGTGCCGGTGCCCGCGCAGGGCGTTAAATAAGCGCTTGCGAGTTAGCGCCATCGCAAACCGTCCGGGCTGTGCAAGCTGCTTCAAGCTGGCACAGCCCGGCGCATTTTCCACTGCGTTTGGCACCGCAGTCGCTTTTAGCGGCGATACCGTGGCGGTGGATTTTGAGCGCAAGAGCTGCGGCGTTAAAGACATGGTTTTGCCGCAGCCTTGCCTTTGCGTACCGGACTGGTCGAACTCACCTCTGCCGAACCCAATTTGTTGCGCTGCCCGGTCATTCGCAAAGGCCAAAATTTCGTGATCGGTTTCGCTCAAGCGGCGCTGTAAAACCTGTATGTGTGGCGTTGCCAGCCCGCGCCACACTCGCCGCTGTCTTCTACCTCAAAAAAATAAACGAACTTAGTTTGAGGCCGGAGGGGAAGATTTCTTTCGGCGGTTGGCGGGTTCTGTCTGCGGACTGCGCATGTGTAAGTGAAGGCGATCTTGATTAGCGTAAATAAGCGTTTCTACAGCCCATCCATTGCTAGCGCAAGCGGGCTTTGGGATTAGATCGGTTTTCACTTCGGTGTACGGGAAAACACTGAGCGGCGGGACGGTACCGCGCGCGTCAGCCAGCGGTGTTTGAGCCGTTGAACCATTGGTGCAACGACGCTGTGCCGCTTGCTGACGCGCGCGGTACCGTCCCCACACGCTGCCCCGTATACGCAATTGCAAACTGATCTAGTGCGCTGTTTCAAAGTAAAGGTCGCACATCGCTGCTTTTTCATGCAGGTCGTCACCAGTTTTTAACGAGCGGCGCGCTATGCCAGCAGTACGAAATCGCCTGCTCCACCCACTGTCGTTTACCGCAAAGGATAAGAACCATGAACCGAATCAACCCTTCTTTGTCAGTTCCGTGCCTGGTCTTGGCTGGCCTTGTGCTGGCCTTGTCAGTTTACTTGTATCCCGCGCACGCGCAGTCGGAGCAAAATCCGTCAGCGCAAGAACCGCGCGTCAGCAGGCCCGTACCGTCTGTGGAGGCAAACGTCAGCGCGCAAACCGCCGCGCCCAGTGCTCCCGCAGCCGTCTTCACCGTGTCGAATCTCAATGACAGTGGCGCAGGTTCGTTGCGGCAGGCGTTGCTGGATGCCAATGCGAATGGCGCGGGAGCGGATACGATCAACATCACGGTGAATGGCACGATCAATTTGGCCGGGGTGCTGCCTGACATTGCGAGCAATCTGATGATTAACGGGCCGGGCGCGAACCTGCTGACCGTGCGCCGCAACACCGGCGGGGATTACCGCATTTTCCAGATCAATAGTGGCGTGAGCGTCGATCTTACAGGTCTGACGATTTCGAATGGCAGCGTCCCAACCGGCGAAGGCGGCGGGCTTAGAAACAGCGGCGTGTTGACTATCACCAACTGCGCGATCACTGGCAATCTAGCCAATGGCGGAGGCGGCATTTATAACCAGGGTGCGCTGGCCGTTATTCGTAGCACGATCAGTGGTAACACCGTCAATTTCGACGGCGCGGGGCTATACAATGTGGGGAGCGCTGATGTGGTCAACAGCACGATCAGCGGCAATACCGCCAATAATGGTACTGCTGGAATCATCAACATAAATTTTGGCGGCCCCACGCGGACCCTCGTTGTGGTCAACTGTACCGTCACAGCCAACAAGGGCGTGCCCGAAGGCGGGATTGGGACATATGATCAAGGAGGGACGGCCCAGACCATCTTGAGAAACACCATTGTGGCCAATAACTCCGCGCTGAACCTGATAAAAGGAGGCACGAACGCCAGCGTCTTATCGCAAGGCAATAATTTGGCCAGCGACAACGGCGGCGGTTTTCTGACCCAATCCAGCGACAAGCTCAACACCGACCCGCAACTCTTGCCGCTGGGCAACTACGGCGGCGCGACGCAAACGCATGCCCTGCTGGCGACCAGCCCGGCGGTGGATGCGGGCACCACAGTCGGCGCACCCGACATTGATCAACGCGGCTTGGCGCGCGGTGTGAATGGCAAAGGCTCAGGCGCGGCGGGTTTCGACATCGGCGCGTATGAGTTACGTTCAAAATTCGTCAACGGCGTCACCGGCAACGACGCCAATAGCGG
This genomic interval from Acidobacteriota bacterium contains the following:
- a CDS encoding delta-60 repeat domain-containing protein, yielding MLRKYDTISRQALRLVLAVSVITLLLTGAARSQTAADGFNPSVNGNVFAMAAQSDGKLIIGGSFSVVNGQPRSNLARLNADGSLDASFNPGANNGVYALTVQANDQIIVGGGFTTLGGQARSRLARLNGNGTLDNTFNNSGANNVIGAIALQPNGQILVGGAFTALAGQTQNRVGRLNSDGTLDAGFSAAANFDVRAFAVQADGRIVIGGESRPSTGKRAITWRASMPTARLTPGLIQM
- a CDS encoding hemin receptor, with protein sequence MKQAQKVLVQTSFAQVAESAETTAALFYQRLFELDPALRPLFKSDLREQERKLMQMLAVAVSGLDNPAALKPALQRLGARHIAYGVQSHHYQTVGAALLWTLEQGLGAAFTDEMRAAWTAVYTLVSETMQQTMQEAAVAA
- a CDS encoding VCBS repeat-containing protein: MYALARYANGQIAVGGAFATINGAGHANLGRLNADSSTDTSFNPAANGAVFALYAEGTDNLYVGGNFTTLNGQPRGYFGELNGSGALFVYPGGNLNGPVYSFAPLASNTLVLGGGFTTVDGQPRQHLARIFQVNNALDANWNPGADGLVNALALQADGKLLAGGPFATLGGQARANLGRLSATAGSMLRWSLFNNATQIGFLWSGDLPDVTRHTYEYSTNGINYSFLGTGLSVPVAGLPVAQNIYLRFRGYYSTGEGNGSGSIVESVCQFYLPSCTFTLNPASQNFAAAGGAGSVALTASNANCAWTAQSNAAWLTPNVNSGSGSANIGFTFTANPGNGSRTGTLTIAGQTVTVTQTSALPSGCGSLTLNPAALPNAQMNAAYNQTVTATGGAGGYSFAVTNGALPNGLQLAATGQLTGTPTQSGAFTFTVTVIDGVACTKANSYTLTVNPAQQAKAKKGDFDGDGKADLAVWTPSTGDWAIVKSGNNQTQTVKWGAGFAPYNDVLVPGDYDGDSKTDQAIWRGADSIWYIRKSSDNQAILDLWGANYAPYFDVPTPGDFDGDGKTDLAVWRPTNGTWYVKRSSDSSYLIEVWGQPGDTPVAADYDGDGKTDFAVWRPGTGDWLIKQSSGGTQTIQWGAGYAPYFDVPVVADYDGDGKTDFAVWRLSTGDWLIKQSSGGAQTIQWGAGYAPYFDVPVAADYDGDGKADLAIWRGQDSLWYIRPSATPSSPVLQLWGANYAPYFDVPVPADYDGDGKADIAVWRPTTGTWYVLRSSNHTNLIQAHGQQGDVPVPAQGVK